From a region of the Methylocystis hirsuta genome:
- the trbE gene encoding conjugal transfer protein TrbE, translating to MLNLAEYRKKPQSLADFLPWAALVAPGVILNKDGSFQRTARFRGPDLESATPAELVGVTARLNNALRRLGSGWAVFFEAQRNPAQDYPASFFPDSVSVLVDEERRAQFEEEGAHFESAYFLTLVYLPPEDDAASAESWLYEGRSSEQGAKSVLSSFIDRSNRLLQLIEGFAPEAEWLSDRETLTYLHSCVSTKRHEVRVPETPMHLDAILVDEPLTGGLEPRLGSAHLRTLTILGFPSSTHPGILDELNRLAFSYRWSTRAITLDKSDASKVLTRIRRQWFAKRKSILAILKEVMTNEAATLVDTDAHNKALEADAALQDLGSDLIGEAYMTATLTVWNEDPRLADEKLRFAEKIIQGRDFSCMIETVNAIEAWLGSLPGHVYANVRQPPVSTINLAHMIPLSAVWAGPLTDGHLNAPPLFFAKTEGSTPFRFSLHVGDVGHTLIVGPTGAGKSVLLALMALQFRRYEHSRVFIFDFGGSARAATLAMGGSWQDLGGALSEDAFEPVSLQPLANVVDPAERSWAADWIDSILARENVTVTPEVKDHIWSALSSLSSAPVDERTLTGLSVLLQSNPLKRALKPYCLGGPHGRLLDSEAEDLGDAEVQCFETEGLIGSAAAPAVLSYLFHRIEAALDGLPALLIIDEGWLALDDPGFAAQLREWLKTLRKKNASVVFATQSLADIETSPIAPAIIESCPTRIFLPNERAIEPQILAIYRRFGLNDRQIEIIARATPKRDYYCQSRRGNRLFELGLGPLTLALCAASSKNDQRAISQFIAEHGREGFARAWLTHRGLRWAADLLPNPASSETSS from the coding sequence ATGCTGAACCTCGCCGAATATCGCAAGAAACCGCAAAGCCTCGCCGATTTCCTGCCATGGGCGGCGCTCGTCGCGCCCGGCGTAATCCTGAACAAGGATGGCTCCTTTCAGCGAACGGCGCGCTTTCGCGGGCCGGATCTGGAGAGCGCGACGCCCGCCGAACTCGTCGGCGTCACGGCGCGGCTCAACAACGCGCTGCGACGTCTTGGCTCCGGCTGGGCGGTCTTTTTTGAGGCGCAGCGCAATCCGGCGCAGGATTATCCGGCGAGTTTCTTTCCCGATTCTGTTTCGGTGCTGGTCGACGAAGAGCGACGCGCGCAATTCGAAGAAGAGGGCGCGCATTTTGAGAGTGCGTATTTTCTCACGCTCGTCTATCTGCCGCCGGAAGACGATGCGGCGAGCGCGGAGAGCTGGCTCTATGAAGGCCGCTCGTCCGAACAAGGCGCAAAAAGCGTCCTCTCCTCATTCATCGATCGCAGCAACCGGCTGCTCCAACTGATCGAGGGCTTTGCGCCGGAGGCCGAATGGCTCTCAGACAGAGAGACGCTGACTTATCTCCATTCGTGCGTTTCGACCAAGCGTCATGAGGTGCGCGTTCCCGAGACGCCCATGCATCTCGACGCCATTCTCGTCGACGAGCCCTTAACCGGCGGGCTAGAGCCTCGTTTGGGGAGCGCGCATCTTCGTACGCTGACCATCCTCGGCTTTCCCTCATCGACCCATCCCGGGATCCTCGACGAACTCAATCGTCTCGCTTTTTCTTATCGCTGGTCGACGCGGGCGATCACGCTCGACAAGAGCGATGCAAGCAAGGTGCTCACCCGCATCCGCCGGCAGTGGTTCGCCAAGCGCAAATCCATCCTCGCCATCCTCAAAGAGGTCATGACCAATGAGGCGGCGACATTGGTCGACACCGACGCGCATAATAAGGCGCTTGAGGCCGACGCCGCCCTGCAGGACCTCGGCTCCGATCTCATCGGCGAAGCCTATATGACGGCGACGCTTACCGTCTGGAACGAAGATCCGCGTCTCGCAGACGAAAAGCTGCGGTTTGCCGAAAAGATCATCCAAGGCCGCGACTTCAGCTGCATGATCGAAACAGTCAACGCCATTGAGGCCTGGCTAGGCTCCCTCCCCGGACATGTCTACGCCAATGTCCGTCAGCCGCCTGTTTCGACGATCAATCTCGCCCATATGATCCCGCTCTCGGCGGTCTGGGCGGGACCGCTCACAGACGGGCATCTCAACGCGCCGCCGCTGTTCTTCGCGAAGACCGAAGGCTCGACCCCCTTCCGCTTCTCGCTTCATGTCGGCGATGTCGGCCATACGCTCATCGTTGGCCCGACCGGCGCAGGCAAAAGCGTCTTACTGGCGCTGATGGCGCTGCAATTTCGGCGCTATGAGCATTCGCGCGTCTTCATCTTCGATTTCGGCGGCTCGGCGCGCGCCGCGACGCTCGCTATGGGCGGAAGCTGGCAGGATCTCGGCGGCGCGCTGTCGGAAGACGCCTTTGAACCGGTTTCCCTGCAACCGCTGGCTAACGTCGTTGATCCAGCGGAACGCAGCTGGGCGGCGGATTGGATCGACTCGATCCTCGCGCGAGAGAATGTAACCGTCACTCCAGAAGTGAAGGATCATATCTGGTCGGCGCTTTCGTCGCTATCATCGGCTCCCGTTGACGAGAGGACGCTCACCGGGCTCTCGGTCCTTCTGCAATCCAATCCTCTAAAACGCGCGCTCAAACCCTACTGCCTCGGCGGGCCGCACGGTCGCCTTCTCGACTCCGAAGCGGAAGATCTGGGCGACGCTGAGGTTCAATGTTTCGAGACGGAGGGGCTCATCGGCTCCGCCGCGGCACCGGCGGTTCTTTCCTATCTCTTTCACCGGATCGAGGCGGCGCTCGACGGCTTGCCTGCTTTGCTCATCATCGACGAAGGCTGGCTCGCGCTGGACGATCCGGGCTTCGCCGCGCAACTGCGCGAATGGCTCAAAACGCTGCGCAAGAAAAACGCCTCCGTCGTCTTCGCCACTCAATCGCTCGCCGATATCGAAACAAGTCCGATCGCGCCCGCGATCATTGAGAGCTGCCCGACGCGAATCTTTCTGCCCAATGAGCGGGCGATTGAACCGCAAATCCTCGCGATTTATCGCCGCTTCGGCCTCAACGACCGGCAGATCGAGATCATCGCGCGGGCGACGCCCAAGCGCGACTATTACTGTCAGTCGCGGCGCGGCAATCGCCTCTTCGAACTCGGACTTGGTCCCCTCACCCTCGCGCTCTGCGCCGCGTCTTCGAAAAACGATCAGCGGGCGATTTCACAATTTATCGCCGAGCACGGCCGCGAGGGGTTCGCCCGCGCCTGGCTGACGCATCGCGGTCTCCGCTGGGCCGCCGACCTCCTCCCCAATCCCGCATCTTCGGAGACCTCGTCATGA
- the trbJ gene encoding P-type conjugative transfer protein TrbJ codes for MIRKKPLAATTAVAILLSLNSPSSAQLAVFDPTNYAQNVMTAANTLRQINNQITSLQNEAQMLINEGKNLANLPYSSLQSLQQSIGETQRLLNEAQRIAYDVRQIDQAFSTQYGPANVSTSSASLIDGAKQRWQNSLAALQDAMRVQAGIVQSIDTARTEAGTLLSSSQSAVGALQASQAGNQLLALQSKQLADVTALLASQGRAQSLELARQAEAQEQAREQMRRFIAPGQAYQPGTVAMFH; via the coding sequence ATGATCCGAAAAAAACCGCTTGCAGCTACGACGGCTGTCGCCATCCTTCTCTCTCTAAACAGTCCCTCATCGGCGCAACTGGCGGTGTTCGATCCCACCAATTACGCGCAAAACGTCATGACGGCGGCCAATACGCTGCGGCAGATCAATAATCAGATCACAAGCCTCCAGAACGAGGCTCAGATGCTGATCAATGAGGGCAAGAATCTCGCAAATCTTCCTTACTCCTCGCTGCAAAGCCTCCAACAATCGATCGGCGAGACCCAGCGACTGCTTAATGAAGCGCAGCGCATCGCCTATGACGTGCGCCAGATCGATCAGGCCTTCTCGACCCAGTATGGACCGGCAAATGTCTCGACAAGCTCCGCCTCGCTGATCGATGGCGCGAAGCAGCGCTGGCAGAATTCTCTCGCGGCGCTGCAGGACGCGATGCGCGTTCAGGCCGGCATCGTTCAATCGATCGATACCGCCAGAACCGAGGCCGGAACGCTGCTCTCATCGAGCCAGTCGGCCGTCGGCGCGCTGCAGGCTTCGCAAGCCGGCAATCAGCTACTCGCTCTGCAAAGCAAGCAACTCGCCGATGTGACCGCGTTGCTCGCCTCGCAGGGACGCGCCCAATCACTCGAACTCGCCCGTCAGGCCGAGGCGCAGGAACAAGCGCGCGAGCAAATGCGCCGCTTCATCGCCCCCGGCCAGGCCTATCAGCCCGGCACCGTCGCCATGTTCCATTGA
- the trbK-alt gene encoding putative entry exclusion protein TrbK-alt yields the protein MKIDQWLTPENLGLVAVGIVIGAVSLIGVEGAYDTDVAARLCASKIFELAEPSKASPIDSETLRCATLPVEQADDPKCQALWATLRRKFLMPKKEENNSSAAPDMFPSVPRALEKPSPKTAPPPSE from the coding sequence ATGAAGATTGACCAATGGCTCACCCCCGAGAATTTAGGACTCGTTGCCGTCGGCATTGTCATTGGCGCTGTTTCGCTCATTGGGGTCGAAGGCGCGTACGACACCGATGTCGCTGCAAGATTGTGCGCCTCAAAAATCTTTGAATTGGCTGAGCCCTCAAAGGCTTCGCCGATTGATAGCGAAACGCTGCGTTGCGCGACGCTTCCGGTCGAGCAGGCCGACGATCCAAAGTGCCAGGCGCTCTGGGCGACGCTGCGCCGGAAGTTTCTGATGCCAAAGAAGGAGGAGAACAATTCAAGCGCCGCGCCGGACATGTTTCCCTCCGTCCCCCGCGCGCTCGAAAAGCCGTCGCCCAAAACAGCTCCTCCTCCAAGCGAGTAA
- the trbL gene encoding P-type conjugative transfer protein TrbL: MGGTGVIDRFLEVFTRYIDSGFGLLGGEAAFLASTLVVIDVTLAALFWSWGPDEDIIARLVKKTLFVGVFAFLIGSWNNLARIVFESFSGLGLKASGSSLSSADLLRPGRIAQVGIDAGRPILESISSLLGYVSFFENFVQIVVLMFAWTVVLLSFFILAIQLFVTLIEFKLTTLAGFILIPFGLFGKTAFLAERVLGNVVSSGVKILVLAVIVGVGSTLFAQFTQSAPGAQPTVDDAMALVLAALSLLGLGIFGPGVASGIVSGGPQLGAGAVVGTGLTVGGAVLAGAGAARIVGGALMGPAGKSEMQAAAMLPPSRGPDAPGGGPSGEYSPRPGGAPGGGTAAAVESSAAQFSSASPIGASPTPNSSASPASEPNWAKRIKRSQSVAHGVSLAAHSIRAGDAHGAGASINLSEGR, translated from the coding sequence ATGGGCGGCACCGGCGTCATCGATCGCTTTCTCGAGGTCTTCACCCGCTATATCGATAGCGGTTTCGGCCTCCTTGGCGGCGAAGCCGCTTTCCTGGCTTCGACCCTTGTCGTCATCGACGTGACGCTCGCCGCGCTCTTCTGGAGCTGGGGCCCTGACGAGGACATCATCGCTCGCCTCGTCAAGAAAACGCTTTTCGTCGGGGTCTTCGCCTTTCTCATCGGCAGTTGGAACAATCTCGCGAGGATCGTCTTCGAGAGCTTTTCAGGCCTTGGCCTCAAGGCCTCCGGCAGCAGTCTTTCCTCAGCGGATCTCTTGCGGCCCGGGCGCATCGCCCAGGTTGGCATAGATGCCGGCCGTCCAATCCTCGAGTCGATCTCGTCACTCCTCGGCTATGTCTCTTTCTTCGAAAATTTCGTCCAGATCGTCGTTTTGATGTTCGCCTGGACGGTTGTTCTCTTAAGTTTCTTCATACTCGCCATTCAGCTCTTTGTGACGCTGATCGAGTTCAAGCTCACGACTCTCGCCGGCTTCATCCTCATTCCCTTCGGCCTCTTCGGCAAAACCGCCTTTCTCGCCGAACGCGTCCTCGGCAATGTCGTCTCCTCAGGCGTAAAGATCCTCGTCCTCGCCGTTATTGTTGGCGTCGGTTCGACGCTCTTTGCGCAATTCACGCAAAGCGCGCCTGGCGCTCAACCCACCGTCGACGACGCCATGGCCCTCGTCCTCGCGGCGCTGTCGCTTCTGGGTCTCGGCATATTCGGTCCCGGCGTCGCCAGTGGAATCGTCTCGGGAGGGCCGCAACTTGGCGCGGGCGCAGTTGTCGGAACCGGTCTCACGGTTGGCGGCGCGGTTCTCGCCGGGGCCGGCGCGGCGCGGATAGTCGGCGGCGCTCTGATGGGGCCAGCCGGAAAGAGCGAGATGCAGGCCGCCGCCATGCTGCCGCCATCACGCGGTCCCGACGCGCCCGGCGGCGGTCCGTCGGGCGAATATTCGCCGCGCCCGGGCGGAGCGCCTGGAGGCGGAACAGCGGCTGCTGTTGAATCTTCCGCGGCGCAATTTTCGAGCGCGTCTCCGATCGGCGCTTCGCCAACTCCAAATTCCTCCGCCTCTCCCGCAAGCGAACCCAATTGGGCCAAGCGCATCAAACGCAGCCAGTCCGTCGCTCATGGCGTCTCGCTCGCTGCCCATTCCATTCGCGCCGGTGACGCCCATGGCGCCGGGGCATCCATCAATCTTTCTGAAGGCCGCTAG
- the trbF gene encoding conjugal transfer protein TrbF codes for MFKRSSVRYGRTPEPVTPYQKAAQVWDERIGSARIQARNWRLIAFGNLLLAGGLAIGLVWQSARGSIVPWVVQIDKLGEAQAVAPAIADYQPTDAQIAWHLARFIENVRAIPADPIIVRQNWLKAYDFVTDKGAHALNDYARANDPFAKVGQIQIAVDVASVIRASTDSFRIAWTERRYENASLASTERWSAILTIVVQPPRDAERLRKNPLGLFIHAISWSKELG; via the coding sequence ATGTTCAAACGCTCTTCCGTTCGTTACGGGCGCACGCCCGAACCCGTCACCCCTTACCAAAAAGCCGCGCAGGTCTGGGACGAGCGCATCGGCTCGGCGCGCATTCAGGCCAGGAACTGGCGGCTCATCGCCTTCGGCAATCTCCTTCTCGCCGGAGGACTCGCAATAGGACTCGTCTGGCAAAGCGCGCGCGGGTCCATCGTCCCCTGGGTGGTGCAAATCGACAAGCTTGGCGAAGCGCAGGCCGTCGCCCCGGCGATCGCCGATTATCAGCCAACCGATGCGCAGATCGCGTGGCATCTCGCGCGCTTCATCGAGAATGTCCGCGCCATTCCTGCCGATCCGATCATCGTTCGCCAGAATTGGCTCAAGGCTTATGATTTCGTCACTGACAAAGGCGCGCACGCTCTAAACGACTACGCACGCGCCAACGACCCATTCGCCAAGGTCGGTCAAATACAGATCGCCGTCGACGTTGCGAGCGTCATTCGCGCCTCGACCGATTCCTTCCGCATCGCTTGGACCGAGCGGCGCTACGAGAACGCCAGCCTCGCTTCGACGGAACGCTGGAGCGCGATTCTGACCATCGTCGTTCAGCCGCCCCGCGACGCCGAGCGCCTGCGAAAAAATCCGCTCGGGCTCTTCATTCACGCAATCAGCTGGTCGAAGGAACTCGGATAA
- the trbG gene encoding P-type conjugative transfer protein TrbG — MTPIRSKRFIAALLASTSLSACMSFKPPEIAYDDIPVPAVMESDPEKPVKIVEIPRILPLPGQLKPLSKFKETPEAPDPKVRVAQANAAARVQPRRAGYINAVQIYPFTEGALYQVYASPGEITDIALQEGEQLVGSGPVAAGDTVRWIIGDTESGVGASRKTHIMIKPTRPDLMTNLVINTDRRTYHLELRSTEKTYMASVSWQYPQDELIALRRRNAAAEEVMPVDTGVDLGSLNFRYSIEGDAAPWRPLRAFDDGRKVYIEFPRGISQGEMPPLFVIGASGDSQLVNYRVRGHHMVIDRLFAAAELRFGSDGQRVVRIVRSDGRPAI; from the coding sequence ATGACGCCGATCCGATCCAAGAGATTCATCGCCGCGCTACTCGCTTCGACCTCCCTTTCCGCTTGCATGAGCTTCAAGCCGCCCGAGATCGCCTATGACGATATTCCCGTCCCTGCCGTGATGGAGAGCGATCCCGAGAAGCCGGTCAAGATCGTCGAGATTCCGAGGATCCTGCCGCTGCCGGGGCAGCTTAAACCCTTGTCGAAGTTCAAGGAGACGCCGGAAGCCCCCGATCCCAAAGTCAGGGTGGCGCAGGCGAACGCCGCGGCGCGGGTGCAGCCCCGACGCGCCGGCTATATCAACGCAGTCCAGATCTATCCCTTCACCGAAGGCGCGCTTTATCAGGTCTATGCGTCGCCGGGAGAGATCACCGATATCGCACTCCAGGAGGGCGAGCAGCTTGTCGGCTCTGGCCCCGTCGCCGCCGGCGACACTGTGCGTTGGATTATCGGCGATACTGAAAGCGGCGTGGGCGCTTCGAGGAAAACCCACATCATGATCAAGCCGACGCGGCCTGATCTCATGACCAATCTCGTGATCAACACTGATCGGCGCACCTATCATCTGGAGCTCAGATCCACGGAAAAGACCTATATGGCTTCCGTCTCCTGGCAATATCCGCAGGACGAGCTCATTGCGCTTCGCCGGCGCAACGCTGCGGCCGAAGAAGTTATGCCGGTCGATACAGGCGTCGATCTCGGGAGCCTCAACTTCCGTTATTCGATCGAAGGCGACGCAGCTCCCTGGCGCCCGCTCCGCGCTTTCGATGACGGCCGCAAGGTCTATATCGAATTCCCACGCGGCATCTCCCAAGGCGAGATGCCGCCGCTTTTTGTCATCGGCGCTTCCGGCGACAGCCAGCTCGTCAATTATCGCGTGCGCGGCCATCACATGGTGATCGATCGGCTCTTCGCCGCCGCGGAGCTGCGCTTTGGATCGGACGGTCAAAGAGTGGTACGGATCGTGCGCAGCGACGGAAGACCGGCCATATGA
- the tnpC gene encoding IS66 family transposase: MDGDLHDLPDDPAALKAMISDIRRSNSSLEAEVAALKAASADAQARIERLQLLLKTIQRATYGRSSEKLDDSQYAFAFEEVQTGLAAVEARLEKRRPSPSKPGGRRPLPAHLERIEEVIEPEEQTCACGACARVKIGEDVSERLDVVAPKFRVIVTRRPRYACTACRENIIQAPVPARLIEGGIATERLLANIAVSKYADGLPLYRQEAIFAREKVELGRNLMAGWMGHVGFHLEPLADRLFQLVRDGDRIFADETTLPVLAPGRGRTRTGYLWTYLRDDRPYGGAGPPIVVYRFEDSRAARCIERHLAGWRGVLQCDGYAAYRKLAEPDRPGGPATIACCWAHLRREFYKLHDAGVSQTATWTIERMVELWTVEARIKGCDPQTRLDARRATSAPIVDELQLRWESELTRISGKSKLAEAIRYGLSRKAEFRRFLEDGRVELDNNSVERAIRPQTITRKNALFAGSEAGGETWATIASLLATARLNDVDPSAWLTQTLERIAAGWPNKNIDALLPWNFSRD; this comes from the coding sequence ATGGACGGCGATCTCCACGACCTTCCGGACGACCCTGCCGCTTTGAAGGCGATGATCTCCGACATACGGCGATCGAACTCTTCGCTCGAAGCCGAAGTTGCGGCGCTGAAGGCGGCGAGCGCAGACGCGCAGGCGCGGATCGAACGTCTGCAACTCCTCTTGAAGACCATCCAGCGAGCGACTTACGGGCGCAGCTCCGAGAAGCTCGACGACAGTCAATACGCCTTCGCCTTTGAGGAAGTTCAGACGGGGCTTGCCGCCGTCGAGGCCAGGCTCGAGAAGCGGCGCCCGTCGCCGAGCAAGCCGGGCGGGCGGCGTCCGCTGCCGGCTCATCTCGAGCGGATCGAAGAAGTCATCGAGCCGGAAGAGCAGACCTGCGCGTGCGGCGCCTGCGCCCGGGTGAAGATTGGCGAGGACGTCAGCGAGCGCCTCGATGTCGTCGCGCCGAAGTTCCGGGTGATTGTGACGCGGCGTCCCCGATACGCCTGCACGGCCTGTCGCGAGAACATCATCCAGGCGCCGGTGCCCGCCCGGCTGATCGAGGGCGGCATCGCGACGGAACGGCTTCTGGCCAACATCGCCGTTTCCAAATACGCCGACGGACTGCCGCTGTATCGGCAGGAGGCGATCTTTGCGCGCGAGAAGGTCGAACTCGGACGTAATCTCATGGCGGGCTGGATGGGCCATGTCGGCTTCCACCTCGAGCCGCTCGCCGATCGGCTTTTCCAGTTGGTCCGCGACGGCGACAGGATTTTCGCCGACGAGACCACCCTGCCTGTCCTGGCGCCCGGACGCGGGCGAACGCGAACCGGCTATCTGTGGACTTATCTGAGAGACGATCGTCCCTATGGCGGAGCGGGACCGCCGATCGTCGTCTACCGCTTCGAAGACAGCCGCGCCGCCAGATGCATCGAACGGCATCTTGCGGGCTGGCGGGGCGTTCTCCAGTGTGACGGCTATGCCGCCTATCGAAAGCTCGCCGAACCCGATCGGCCGGGCGGACCGGCGACGATCGCCTGCTGTTGGGCGCATCTGCGCCGGGAGTTCTACAAGCTCCATGACGCCGGCGTGTCGCAGACGGCGACCTGGACGATCGAACGCATGGTTGAGCTGTGGACCGTCGAAGCGCGGATTAAAGGTTGCGACCCTCAAACCCGGCTCGACGCCCGACGCGCCACTTCAGCGCCGATCGTCGACGAGCTCCAGTTGCGCTGGGAAAGCGAGCTGACGCGAATCTCGGGCAAATCCAAGCTCGCCGAGGCGATCCGGTACGGCCTCTCGCGAAAGGCTGAGTTCCGCCGATTCCTCGAAGATGGGCGCGTCGAACTCGACAACAACAGCGTCGAACGCGCGATCCGACCGCAGACGATTACTCGAAAAAACGCGCTGTTCGCGGGATCCGAAGCCGGCGGCGAGACATGGGCGACGATCGCCTCTCTGCTTGCGACTGCGCGCCTCAATGACGTTGATCCTAGCGCATGGCTCACGCAGACGCTGGAGCGCATCGCCGCTGGTTGGCCGAATAAAAATATCGATGCGCTCCTGCCCTGGAATTTCTCCCGCGACTGA
- the tnpB gene encoding IS66 family insertion sequence element accessory protein TnpB (TnpB, as the term is used for proteins encoded by IS66 family insertion elements, is considered an accessory protein, since TnpC, encoded by a neighboring gene, is a DDE family transposase.) yields MIPPHARIVLATQPIDFRKGPDGLAALVRDAGADPFSGALYVFRAKRADRVKIIWWDGTGLCLFAKRLEEDRFHWPKLIKGSVRMSAAQLAALVEGMDWMRVRSAPLVQPTSTG; encoded by the coding sequence ATGATCCCGCCGCACGCGCGGATCGTGCTCGCGACGCAACCGATCGATTTCCGCAAAGGCCCCGATGGACTGGCTGCTCTGGTGCGCGACGCCGGCGCCGATCCCTTCAGCGGTGCGCTCTATGTCTTTCGGGCCAAGCGCGCCGACCGCGTCAAGATCATCTGGTGGGACGGCACGGGACTGTGCCTTTTCGCCAAGAGGCTCGAGGAGGACCGGTTTCATTGGCCGAAGCTGATAAAAGGATCGGTTCGCATGTCCGCCGCCCAGCTCGCCGCACTTGTTGAAGGGATGGATTGGATGCGCGTCCGCAGCGCACCCCTCGTGCAGCCGACGAGCACGGGTTGA
- a CDS encoding transposase has product MSGHRTFHVLDALEASPARTRRTWSQAAKDLILAEANVPGVNVSAVARAHDVSVHQLFRWRREAQMRSAPSRTVAGAPSEPPLSFIEMAPASKTEPAAPISAELCEIVVAGVVLRIGPSVAAHRVVELIRAARLA; this is encoded by the coding sequence ATGTCTGGGCATAGAACGTTTCATGTTTTGGATGCGCTGGAAGCAAGCCCTGCGAGAACGCGGCGCACCTGGTCGCAAGCGGCGAAGGACCTGATCCTGGCCGAAGCCAACGTTCCGGGCGTCAATGTCTCGGCGGTGGCCAGAGCGCACGACGTGAGCGTGCATCAGCTCTTTCGCTGGCGACGCGAAGCGCAGATGAGGTCTGCACCGTCTCGAACCGTGGCGGGCGCCCCGAGTGAGCCGCCGCTCTCCTTCATTGAGATGGCGCCGGCGAGCAAAACGGAGCCCGCGGCGCCGATATCGGCCGAGCTGTGTGAGATCGTCGTGGCCGGAGTCGTCCTGAGGATCGGACCGAGCGTGGCGGCGCATCGTGTCGTGGAACTCATTCGCGCGGCGCGTCTGGCATGA
- a CDS encoding TrbI/VirB10 family protein, with amino-acid sequence MNPPEHEKKLAEQLRLRPERTTVTRLSRKVLITLAGVSSSIVLGLTLWALHERSSAKPPPELYNTDAKTTADGLAALPRDYTALPKNVPKLGPPLPGDLGRPILAAQGQLPQPAIDPEEQRVGQEREAARTAKLFAQTNTHERVATTSESTHSLERESLSQHSPFSEAAPLDPGAIQNMQDRKLAFVNAPADRRTVSPDRLKHPASRYVLQAGAVIPAALVTGIWSDLPGQIAAQVTESVYDSPTGKFLLIPQGSKLIGLYDSQIAFGQSRVLLAWSRLILPDGRSIVLERQPGADASGYSGLEDEVDHHWLRVAGAAALSTILGVGTQLGTTGDENALIQALRRGGAQSLNQTGQQIVGRNLNMQPTLTIRPGFPVRVIITRDLVLAPYQERATIAAKRDDP; translated from the coding sequence ATGAACCCGCCGGAGCACGAAAAGAAGCTCGCTGAACAATTGCGGCTGCGGCCTGAACGGACGACCGTAACGCGGCTTTCGCGCAAGGTGCTCATCACGCTCGCTGGCGTCTCGTCGTCGATCGTTCTCGGGCTGACGCTCTGGGCGCTGCATGAGCGTTCAAGCGCCAAGCCGCCGCCCGAACTCTATAACACTGACGCCAAAACCACTGCAGATGGGCTCGCGGCGCTTCCCCGCGACTATACGGCGTTGCCCAAAAACGTCCCGAAGCTCGGACCGCCTTTGCCAGGAGATCTCGGCCGACCGATCCTTGCTGCCCAAGGTCAATTGCCACAGCCGGCGATCGATCCGGAAGAGCAGCGCGTCGGTCAGGAACGCGAAGCCGCGCGCACCGCGAAGCTGTTTGCACAGACCAACACCCATGAGCGCGTCGCGACGACGTCAGAGTCGACTCATTCACTCGAGCGCGAGTCCTTGTCTCAGCACTCGCCCTTCTCGGAAGCGGCGCCCCTCGATCCTGGCGCGATCCAGAATATGCAGGATCGCAAACTCGCGTTCGTCAATGCGCCGGCCGATCGTCGCACGGTGAGCCCCGATCGGCTCAAACATCCTGCTTCCCGTTACGTCCTGCAAGCAGGCGCTGTGATTCCGGCGGCGCTCGTGACGGGCATTTGGTCAGATCTTCCCGGCCAGATCGCCGCGCAGGTGACCGAAAGCGTCTACGACAGCCCAACCGGAAAGTTTCTGCTGATCCCGCAAGGCTCGAAGCTCATCGGCCTCTATGACTCGCAGATCGCCTTTGGTCAGTCGCGCGTGCTCCTCGCTTGGAGCCGGCTCATTCTTCCTGATGGCCGTTCGATCGTTCTCGAACGCCAGCCCGGCGCGGATGCTTCCGGCTATTCCGGACTCGAAGACGAGGTCGATCATCATTGGCTTCGTGTCGCCGGCGCCGCCGCGCTCTCGACAATTCTCGGCGTCGGCACGCAACTCGGAACGACGGGCGATGAAAACGCGCTTATTCAAGCGCTGCGTCGTGGCGGCGCGCAAAGCCTTAACCAAACCGGCCAACAGATCGTTGGCCGCAATCTCAATATGCAGCCAACTTTGACCATCCGGCCTGGCTTTCCCGTTCGAGTAATTATCACGCGCGATCTTGTCCTCGCTCCCTATCAAGAGCGCGCAACAATCGCCGCAAAGCGAGATGATCCATGA
- a CDS encoding DUF2274 domain-containing protein — MTKLKLASIQDDKPVKLTVTLPAALHGNLVAYAEILAKETGKPVEAAKLIAPMLEKFIASDRGFKKSRNATKKAKASTSPSLKPSLGFPLPSPGQD; from the coding sequence ATGACCAAGCTGAAACTCGCCTCGATCCAAGACGACAAGCCAGTAAAGCTCACCGTCACGCTGCCGGCGGCGCTGCACGGTAATTTGGTTGCTTACGCGGAGATCCTCGCAAAGGAAACGGGAAAGCCAGTCGAGGCGGCCAAACTCATTGCGCCGATGCTGGAGAAATTTATCGCAAGCGATCGCGGATTTAAGAAATCACGCAATGCCACGAAAAAAGCTAAGGCGTCAACTTCGCCTTCGCTCAAACCTTCATTAGGCTTTCCTTTGCCATCGCCTGGGCAAGATTGA